One window from the genome of Synechococcus sp. PROS-7-1 encodes:
- a CDS encoding sialidase family protein, translated as MSAGCSAKPPQSCSEYSSELNKKTYIQKSKNISLQTKKIWRERGGWGGIVADNKGNLIISRSPNGSSIATSSDGGETWVKNLRIDKLSRQASTSGGNLINGGCGIIYYLSPKNKAIYTTTNGGINWSKRRANILLPNGYQENEELIAAMQPGIRLHQGKMKGRLITPARLWGLENNNLPENRKEHTGLALYSDNQGETWTSSAMLDQKGIGESGIAELGDGVLLYNTREHMTAGGRFSAASIDQGITWEAMKRVEIPDGPIGSKYGLMGGLIRLPIKGEDYLIFSNVDSKVISTGTVNSGQSDVRGRENLTLWLSKDGGKSWTCKYSIHKGGSGYSSLASGLYKDQAYIYVLYEGRESNSSNWGVYFSRTSLSAILESKECSDK; from the coding sequence GTGTCCGCTGGTTGCAGCGCAAAACCGCCGCAATCATGTAGCGAATATTCAAGCGAATTAAACAAAAAAACCTATATCCAAAAGAGCAAAAATATTAGTTTGCAAACAAAAAAAATCTGGAGAGAGAGAGGAGGATGGGGTGGAATCGTAGCGGACAATAAAGGGAATTTAATTATATCCAGGAGCCCTAATGGCAGCTCAATCGCGACCTCATCAGACGGTGGAGAAACCTGGGTAAAGAATCTAAGAATAGATAAATTGTCTAGGCAGGCTAGTACAAGTGGGGGGAATTTAATAAATGGCGGATGTGGAATAATCTATTACCTTAGCCCTAAGAATAAAGCTATTTACACAACAACAAACGGTGGGATTAATTGGAGTAAACGAAGGGCAAATATACTTCTGCCCAATGGGTATCAAGAGAATGAAGAGCTGATAGCCGCAATGCAGCCTGGCATAAGACTTCATCAAGGGAAGATGAAGGGAAGACTGATCACTCCAGCTAGGCTATGGGGCCTTGAGAACAACAATCTGCCTGAAAATCGAAAAGAGCATACAGGCTTAGCACTATATAGTGACAATCAAGGTGAAACTTGGACTTCTTCAGCTATGCTTGATCAAAAAGGCATAGGTGAAAGCGGTATAGCTGAACTTGGTGACGGAGTTTTGTTGTACAACACTAGAGAGCATATGACTGCAGGAGGTAGGTTTTCGGCTGCGAGCATTGATCAAGGCATCACATGGGAGGCGATGAAAAGAGTGGAGATTCCAGATGGCCCTATTGGGAGTAAGTATGGGCTTATGGGTGGATTGATAAGACTACCAATCAAAGGAGAAGATTACTTAATATTTAGCAACGTAGATAGCAAAGTCATCAGCACCGGAACAGTTAATAGTGGACAATCAGACGTAAGGGGGAGAGAGAATTTGACACTATGGCTATCGAAAGATGGAGGAAAGTCATGGACATGTAAATATTCAATTCACAAAGGCGGCTCGGGTTACTCTAGTTTGGCCTCAGGACTATATAAAGACCAAGCATATATATACGTACTTTACGAAGGAAGAGAAAGCAATAGTTCGAACTGGGGCGTATATTTTTCAAGGACAAGCCTGTCAGCAATTCTTGAATCTAAAGAATGCAGTGATAAATAA
- a CDS encoding polysaccharide biosynthesis/export family protein: protein MKRPASTLFQRCLRLTAAAGITCSLQAPLVKAQDAQQQDERPVPLEQRAQVTYDAYILGPGDGLQIELLDLPELSGRFSIGPDGTLYLPRLRALYIEGLTVEELRYFLTQQYGFYVRDPQVYVRPVAYRPIRVYVGGEVKRPGYYTLSGETKLSRLSETAEANRLQSGTAIDTGRPGLGQLPGGASPSPGGSGLSTFGAVFPTVFDAIRAAQGITPYSKLADVQVTRKRAQGLGGGRIRTNLDFLSLITEGNESQNIRLFDGDVVSVGRSTTVLRDQLLKAGQTNLSPQFISVFVSGRVKTPGGVTIPQGSSVNQAIALAGGPRLLRGKVEFVRFTREGEIDRRTFGYNPGAPADAPNNPVLMAGDLINIKESPLSATVTVLNEITGPAVGIYSVYSLFNGISR, encoded by the coding sequence ATGAAGCGTCCTGCATCAACACTTTTCCAGCGCTGCCTGCGCCTCACGGCAGCGGCGGGGATCACCTGCAGCCTTCAGGCTCCGCTTGTGAAAGCTCAGGACGCGCAGCAGCAAGACGAACGACCAGTTCCGCTCGAGCAGCGCGCCCAGGTCACCTACGACGCCTACATCCTCGGCCCCGGCGATGGCCTCCAAATCGAACTGCTGGATCTGCCTGAGCTGAGCGGCCGCTTCTCGATCGGTCCCGACGGCACCCTCTACCTTCCCCGCCTGCGCGCCCTTTACATAGAGGGGCTCACGGTGGAGGAACTGCGTTATTTCCTCACCCAGCAGTACGGCTTTTACGTGCGCGACCCTCAGGTGTATGTGCGCCCTGTGGCATACCGGCCGATCCGCGTCTATGTGGGCGGCGAGGTGAAGCGGCCCGGGTATTACACCCTCAGCGGAGAAACAAAGCTGTCCCGCCTCTCGGAAACCGCCGAAGCCAATCGCCTGCAAAGTGGCACCGCCATCGACACTGGCCGTCCAGGCCTGGGCCAGCTCCCCGGTGGTGCCTCTCCTTCTCCTGGGGGCAGTGGTCTCAGCACCTTCGGGGCCGTGTTTCCCACCGTGTTTGATGCCATCCGCGCCGCCCAGGGCATCACGCCCTACTCCAAGCTTGCCGACGTGCAGGTCACCCGCAAGCGCGCCCAGGGCCTCGGTGGTGGGCGCATCCGCACCAACCTCGATTTCCTCTCCCTGATCACCGAGGGCAACGAATCACAGAACATTCGCCTTTTTGATGGTGATGTGGTGAGCGTGGGCCGCAGCACCACTGTGCTGCGGGATCAGCTGCTCAAGGCCGGACAAACCAACCTCAGCCCCCAGTTCATCAGCGTGTTCGTGAGCGGGCGGGTGAAAACCCCCGGTGGCGTCACCATCCCCCAGGGATCCTCAGTGAACCAGGCCATTGCCCTGGCCGGCGGCCCCCGCTTGCTGCGCGGCAAGGTGGAGTTCGTGCGCTTCACTCGCGAAGGTGAAATCGACCGGCGCACCTTTGGTTACAACCCCGGTGCTCCCGCCGATGCCCCCAACAATCCCGTGCTCATGGCCGGGGATCTGATCAACATCAAGGAATCACCGCTCAGCGCCACGGTCACCGTGCTCAACGAGATCACCGGCCCCGCCGTGGGCATCTATTCCGTGTACTCCCTCTTCAACGGAATCTCGCGATGA
- the wzy gene encoding O-antigen polysaccharide polymerase Wzy has translation MKLYKIFLSDSKKRLLLLTSILIINFIAFINSSSIYESEGIAFFTFIFISVVTINTREVSLFRFYLFTILVFLLIQPFANLFGFFEYPPDNAIFALAGIIIPVSDYTLSQSIKLVSLHICFCSIGWWLSYKYSFFPPINLIKSSFLNVNINTNKSLNSVISLLLFFTVFIGMSIYSYVMLKGSLNFGYTETFHLGNINMPRILRVFELLYPISGSFFLYNSRTTRGYILRSTIFILPYLVIAISGQRGPIMVTTVSLIYLFCHQKSYIPAMRLIVAGTSMLLFSSFLAVFRVYRDFGYAINTISDDIGNIVLLFAGEIGSSLGVISYTMDNIQKFFNSTPFLLGYPAAVFNFEENYTFSALQSKSYLSQHLTYLLDPQKLIRGSTIGSSIVAETLEISDQFYLFGGIVSLAITYFILCFVRKAGSSPIFFFISFIITSSYLFSPRGSIFSFVNKEFVITGTICLTYAILKNICKSSEA, from the coding sequence ATGAAACTTTATAAAATTTTTCTGAGCGATAGCAAAAAAAGATTGTTATTATTAACTTCTATATTGATTATTAACTTTATCGCCTTCATCAATTCATCCTCAATTTATGAGTCTGAGGGCATTGCATTTTTCACATTTATATTTATCTCGGTTGTGACTATTAATACAAGAGAGGTTTCATTATTTAGATTTTATCTTTTCACGATTTTGGTTTTTTTGCTGATCCAGCCGTTCGCAAATCTATTCGGTTTCTTTGAATACCCTCCTGATAATGCTATTTTTGCTTTAGCGGGCATTATAATACCTGTAAGTGACTATACATTGTCTCAGTCTATTAAACTAGTAAGTTTACACATATGTTTTTGCTCTATTGGTTGGTGGCTTTCATATAAGTATTCTTTTTTCCCCCCAATAAATCTCATTAAAAGTTCTTTTTTAAATGTCAATATAAATACTAATAAAAGCTTGAACTCAGTCATCTCGCTACTCTTATTTTTTACTGTATTCATAGGCATGTCGATTTATTCATATGTCATGCTAAAGGGCTCTTTAAATTTTGGGTACACAGAAACATTTCACCTGGGAAATATAAACATGCCTAGGATATTGAGGGTATTTGAACTCTTATATCCTATTTCGGGTTCTTTCTTTTTGTATAACTCACGCACTACAAGAGGATACATTCTACGGTCTACAATATTTATTTTACCTTACCTGGTTATCGCAATATCAGGACAACGCGGCCCTATTATGGTGACAACGGTGTCACTTATTTATTTGTTTTGTCACCAAAAAAGCTATATCCCTGCAATGAGACTAATTGTTGCAGGCACTTCAATGTTGTTGTTTTCTTCTTTCCTGGCAGTATTTAGAGTTTATCGTGATTTCGGCTATGCAATTAATACTATCAGTGATGATATTGGTAACATTGTGCTGCTATTCGCAGGGGAAATAGGCTCTTCTTTGGGAGTTATTTCATATACCATGGATAACATCCAGAAGTTTTTTAATTCAACGCCTTTCCTCTTAGGTTACCCAGCTGCAGTTTTTAATTTCGAAGAGAATTATACATTTTCAGCTCTCCAGTCAAAATCTTACCTCTCACAACATCTTACTTACTTATTAGATCCTCAAAAATTAATTCGAGGCTCCACGATTGGGTCATCTATTGTTGCAGAAACATTAGAGATTTCAGATCAATTCTACTTGTTTGGCGGTATTGTTTCCTTGGCGATAACATATTTTATTTTATGCTTTGTAAGAAAAGCTGGTAGCAGCCCGATCTTTTTCTTCATAAGCTTTATAATTACTAGCTCATATCTGTTTTCTCCACGTGGGTCAATATTTTCTTTTGTTAACAAAGAATTCGTGATAACTGGTACTATATGCTTGACATATGCTATTTTAAAAAATATATGCAAGAGTAGTGAAGCTTAA
- a CDS encoding N-acetylneuraminate synthase family protein, with product MSISYAITSYIIFAEDSILSALSKITANQSRLIFVVSEGGILQGVLTDGDFRRWVASCGDIDLNRPVTAAMNPNCLSAPEGTSPAELSGLLTSKIIALPLLDSHGRIVAVALPATDGLQFGSRRIGDGEPSFVIAEIGNNHNGDIGIALQLIDAAHAAGADCAKFQMRDMSKLYSNAGDSNDMASDLGTQYTLDLLERFQLSDDELFRCFDYAAGKGLVPLCTPWDETSLEKLNRWGMEGFKVASADFTNHALISQLAATGKPLICSTGMATELEIRSGIRHLQQEGANYVLLHCNSTYPTPFKDVNLRYLERLRELADAPVGYSGHERGIEVPIAAVAMGAAVIEKHITLDRGMEGNDHKVSLLQEEFAQMIQGIRRVEESMGQGGERSISQGEMMNREVLAKSLVAACDIPAGSEITEAMVRIQSPGQGLQPNWLPDLLGRRLPVAKAQGEVFFPSDLETPAATPRTYRFRQPFGLPVRYHDIKVFSKVSNLDLVEIHLSYKDLEVDLDQVLPERQDIGLVVHAPELFAGDHTLDLCTADEGYRVHSVRELQRVIDISRDLRGRFRCPAPVLLVTNVGGFSEHRHLDRDERKPLQHRLIESLGRLNCGGDVEIIPQTMPPFPWHFGGQRFHNLFVDPGFIHSFCEQQRMRVCLDVSHSKLACNHLHLPFRDFLNQILPFTAHLHLADARDVDGEGLQIQDGEIDWVQLFEQINQHCPQASFIPEIWQGHKNGGEGAWLALERLEAAA from the coding sequence ATAAGCATATCATACGCAATCACTTCGTATATAATTTTTGCTGAGGATAGTATTTTATCGGCCCTCAGCAAGATCACCGCGAACCAGTCGCGGTTGATCTTCGTGGTGTCGGAAGGCGGCATCCTCCAAGGGGTGCTCACTGACGGCGATTTCCGCCGCTGGGTCGCCAGTTGCGGCGACATCGACCTGAACCGCCCGGTGACAGCGGCGATGAATCCCAACTGCCTCAGCGCTCCGGAGGGGACGTCACCGGCCGAGCTCTCGGGGCTGCTCACTTCCAAGATCATCGCCCTGCCGCTTCTGGACAGCCACGGCCGCATCGTGGCGGTGGCCCTGCCCGCCACAGATGGCCTGCAATTCGGCAGCCGCCGCATCGGCGACGGCGAACCGAGCTTCGTGATCGCCGAGATCGGCAACAACCACAACGGCGATATCGGCATCGCCCTTCAGCTGATCGACGCCGCCCATGCCGCCGGCGCCGACTGCGCCAAGTTCCAGATGCGGGATATGAGCAAGCTGTACAGCAACGCCGGCGACAGCAACGACATGGCGTCCGACCTGGGGACGCAGTACACCCTGGATTTGCTGGAACGGTTCCAGCTCAGTGACGACGAACTGTTCCGCTGTTTCGACTACGCCGCCGGCAAGGGACTGGTGCCCCTCTGCACCCCCTGGGATGAAACCAGCTTGGAGAAACTCAACCGCTGGGGCATGGAGGGCTTCAAGGTGGCCTCTGCAGACTTCACCAACCACGCGTTGATTAGTCAGCTGGCAGCCACGGGCAAACCGCTGATCTGTTCCACTGGTATGGCCACCGAACTGGAGATCCGCTCCGGCATCCGTCACCTGCAGCAGGAGGGGGCGAATTACGTGCTGCTGCACTGCAATTCCACGTACCCCACACCGTTCAAGGATGTGAATCTTCGCTACCTGGAACGGCTGCGGGAATTGGCGGATGCACCGGTCGGCTACTCCGGCCATGAACGGGGCATTGAGGTCCCGATCGCCGCGGTGGCGATGGGTGCTGCGGTGATCGAGAAGCACATCACCCTTGACCGTGGCATGGAGGGCAACGATCACAAGGTGAGCCTGCTGCAGGAGGAATTCGCCCAGATGATCCAGGGCATCCGCCGGGTGGAAGAATCCATGGGCCAGGGCGGTGAACGCAGCATCAGCCAGGGCGAGATGATGAACCGCGAGGTGCTGGCCAAAAGCCTGGTTGCCGCCTGCGATATCCCGGCCGGGAGCGAGATCACTGAAGCGATGGTGCGCATCCAGAGCCCGGGGCAGGGGCTCCAGCCCAACTGGTTGCCTGACCTGCTGGGGCGACGGCTGCCGGTGGCCAAGGCCCAGGGCGAGGTGTTTTTCCCCTCCGACCTGGAAACTCCCGCGGCGACTCCCCGGACCTACCGCTTCCGCCAACCCTTCGGGTTGCCGGTGAGGTATCACGACATCAAGGTGTTCTCCAAGGTGAGCAACCTCGATCTGGTGGAGATCCATCTGAGCTACAAGGATCTCGAAGTGGATCTGGATCAGGTGCTGCCGGAGCGCCAGGACATCGGCCTGGTTGTGCACGCACCGGAATTGTTCGCCGGTGATCACACTCTGGATCTGTGCACCGCCGATGAGGGCTACCGCGTTCACTCCGTCAGGGAACTTCAGCGGGTAATCGACATCTCAAGAGATCTGCGGGGTCGCTTCCGCTGCCCGGCCCCGGTGCTGCTGGTCACCAACGTCGGGGGCTTCTCCGAACATCGCCACCTCGATCGCGACGAACGGAAACCCCTGCAGCATCGTCTGATCGAAAGCCTGGGACGGCTGAACTGCGGCGGAGACGTGGAGATCATCCCCCAGACGATGCCCCCGTTTCCCTGGCATTTCGGTGGGCAGCGCTTTCACAACCTCTTCGTGGATCCCGGCTTCATCCACAGCTTCTGCGAGCAGCAGAGGATGCGGGTCTGCCTGGATGTGTCGCACTCCAAGCTCGCCTGCAACCATTTGCACCTGCCCTTCCGGGACTTTCTTAATCAGATTCTTCCCTTCACCGCGCACCTGCATCTGGCGGACGCGCGCGACGTGGATGGCGAGGGGCTTCAGATCCAGGACGGTGAGATCGACTGGGTGCAACTGTTCGAGCAGATCAATCAGCACTGCCCGCAGGCCTCCTTCATTCCGGAGATCTGGCAGGGCCACAAGAACGGCGGCGAGGGCGCCTGGCTGGCCCTGGAACGCCTGGAAGCCGCTGCATGA
- a CDS encoding polysaccharide biosynthesis C-terminal domain-containing protein: MQKIINNIGWNVFERFFYAFCQFVLITVLAAFLAKNDYGLFQYASSFALIVSTIFLFVDDKIIAKQYAYLDSQSVLFNALLGKILLLPFSLFLLLLASQALSNSSKFYIISASLTGFYFLNTLVLTIKHYHDYTSNVRQIIPAILFFNSIELTLVSGIVYFKCDLYFVPFAMIAASIAKLIVINPLKYPSITQSTIKRESIKSIKKILFLIFRNYKMSFTLALAAICSIIYAKVDQVMIGKMLTFDDVAVYSMAVNFIALTSILNAPVQVSIFSKMQKLHTTNYKKYEYFYWRLTSLLVLLYISIAILGYNLIPIMLNILFGSKYLQSVEIYRLLLIGSLFIFSAIPRSIHYTLAKKEHVLLKSQFISVIINIGLNILLMPSYGILGAAIATVISQFLGLLILDPFFDSDGLKSLPFSSQLKSYNLMNTFICLSNSAKAYLNKL, translated from the coding sequence ATGCAAAAGATAATAAATAACATAGGCTGGAATGTTTTTGAGAGATTTTTTTATGCATTTTGTCAATTTGTGCTTATTACAGTTTTGGCGGCATTTTTGGCAAAAAATGATTATGGCTTATTCCAATATGCATCCAGCTTTGCCTTGATTGTGTCAACAATCTTTTTATTTGTAGACGATAAGATAATTGCAAAACAATATGCATATCTTGATAGCCAGTCTGTTTTGTTTAATGCACTCTTGGGAAAGATACTCCTTTTACCTTTTTCTTTGTTTTTGCTATTATTAGCCTCTCAGGCATTAAGTAACAGTTCCAAATTTTATATTATTTCAGCATCGTTGACTGGATTTTACTTTTTGAATACTCTTGTCTTAACTATTAAGCACTATCATGATTACACTTCCAATGTGCGTCAAATCATTCCAGCGATTTTATTTTTTAATTCGATTGAGCTTACACTAGTTTCTGGTATTGTTTATTTCAAGTGTGATTTATATTTTGTTCCATTCGCGATGATTGCAGCATCTATTGCAAAGCTTATAGTTATAAATCCACTTAAATACCCTTCAATTACTCAATCTACGATTAAGAGAGAATCAATTAAATCTATAAAAAAAATTCTTTTTCTAATATTCAGAAATTATAAAATGAGCTTTACTCTGGCCTTGGCAGCAATTTGTTCGATTATATATGCAAAAGTTGATCAAGTTATGATAGGGAAAATGCTTACCTTCGATGATGTTGCAGTTTATAGTATGGCGGTAAATTTTATAGCCTTGACATCTATATTAAACGCACCAGTGCAAGTATCAATTTTTTCAAAAATGCAGAAATTGCATACTACTAATTATAAAAAATACGAATACTTCTATTGGAGACTTACAAGTCTATTGGTATTGCTTTATATCTCGATAGCTATTCTCGGCTACAATTTAATACCTATCATGCTTAATATACTTTTTGGAAGCAAGTATTTGCAATCTGTAGAGATATATAGGTTATTACTAATAGGTTCTTTATTTATTTTTTCAGCTATACCCAGATCCATTCACTATACATTGGCAAAGAAAGAACATGTCTTGCTGAAGAGTCAATTCATTTCTGTTATTATCAATATTGGTCTTAACATATTACTAATGCCCTCGTATGGAATCCTTGGTGCGGCTATTGCAACTGTGATAAGTCAATTCTTAGGCCTTTTAATACTCGATCCTTTTTTCGATTCCGATGGTCTAAAGTCATTGCCTTTCAGTTCACAACTTAAATCGTATAATCTCATGAATACTTTTATCTGCTTATCAAATTCGGCTAAAGCATATTTAAATAAACTATGA
- a CDS encoding Wzz/FepE/Etk N-terminal domain-containing protein produces MSTTNFDDEIDLRQVAGALLRHKRLIAAVAGASVVLSGIYAFTRKPVWEGQFQIVLQNNESAASGRLAQLAASNPMLACLAGLGGGSSSSSLETEVKILESPSVLKPVFDFVKKQKTEAGENVKELTFTDWLKENLSVELEKGTSVLNIAYRDTEQALVLPVIGRMSKAYQQYSGRDRSRDLTQGVAYLEHQLAKLLPQADASMRAAQNYALTNGLGLQDGIGTIAAAAGAGGSSANPSVEASREAAQNKVNALQQQLASARAAGGNRLYVAPQLEANADLYSKLQNLDAELQQKSALLRPNDPTIQALQRQRRSLTLVINQQTVGLLQGQLQTAQAQLASLSRPREVILKHRELVRTALRDEKTVAELETQLQTLQLEKARQTDPWELISTPTLLDRPVAPRKKRIVALGLLAGLVLGSGAALVVDRRTGLVFSIEELQGLLPCPLLKHLPALAPAAWSDAADLLAAGPLAAAAGTGPIALIPVGALPSDQLQAFSAELRRALAGRELLVSTDLRQTSTCVTQLLLTAPGVATRTQLSQLGQKLALQGTPMAGWVLLDPALELG; encoded by the coding sequence ATGAGCACAACCAATTTCGACGACGAGATCGATCTCCGCCAAGTAGCTGGCGCCCTGCTGCGCCACAAACGTTTGATCGCAGCGGTTGCCGGTGCCTCCGTGGTGCTGTCTGGGATCTACGCCTTCACGCGTAAACCCGTCTGGGAAGGGCAGTTCCAGATCGTGCTCCAGAACAATGAGAGCGCTGCCAGTGGTCGCCTGGCCCAACTCGCCGCCTCCAATCCGATGCTGGCCTGCTTGGCGGGCCTCGGTGGCGGAAGCAGCTCCAGCAGCCTCGAAACCGAGGTGAAAATCCTGGAGAGCCCCTCGGTGCTCAAACCCGTGTTCGATTTCGTCAAAAAGCAGAAAACAGAAGCGGGAGAGAACGTTAAGGAACTCACCTTCACAGATTGGCTGAAAGAGAACCTGAGCGTGGAACTTGAAAAAGGTACATCTGTGCTCAACATCGCCTACCGCGATACCGAGCAAGCCTTGGTGCTGCCCGTCATCGGCCGCATGTCCAAGGCTTACCAGCAGTATTCCGGCCGCGACCGCTCCCGCGACCTCACCCAGGGAGTTGCCTACCTGGAGCATCAACTTGCCAAGCTACTGCCTCAGGCTGATGCCTCCATGCGCGCGGCCCAGAATTACGCCTTAACCAACGGGTTAGGCCTCCAAGATGGGATTGGCACCATCGCTGCAGCAGCTGGTGCCGGTGGTAGTTCAGCCAATCCTTCGGTGGAAGCCAGCCGGGAGGCAGCTCAGAACAAAGTCAATGCCCTCCAGCAACAGCTGGCCTCGGCCCGTGCCGCTGGGGGCAATCGGCTTTATGTGGCGCCCCAGCTGGAAGCGAACGCCGATCTCTACAGCAAGCTGCAGAACCTCGATGCCGAGCTGCAGCAAAAATCGGCCCTGCTGCGCCCCAACGACCCCACGATTCAAGCCCTTCAGCGTCAACGCCGTTCCCTCACCCTGGTGATCAACCAGCAGACCGTGGGGCTTCTCCAGGGGCAACTGCAAACCGCCCAGGCCCAACTCGCCTCCCTCAGCCGGCCGAGAGAGGTGATCCTCAAGCACCGCGAACTGGTGCGCACCGCCCTGCGCGATGAGAAAACGGTCGCTGAGCTGGAAACCCAACTCCAGACCCTTCAGCTCGAGAAGGCGCGCCAGACCGACCCCTGGGAGCTGATTTCCACACCCACCCTGCTCGACCGTCCCGTCGCTCCCCGCAAAAAGCGGATCGTGGCCCTGGGCTTGCTGGCCGGTCTGGTGCTTGGCAGTGGCGCCGCCCTCGTGGTCGATCGCCGCACGGGCCTGGTGTTCAGCATCGAAGAGCTCCAGGGCCTCCTGCCCTGCCCCCTGCTCAAGCACCTGCCTGCCCTGGCGCCTGCGGCTTGGAGTGATGCCGCCGACCTACTGGCCGCAGGGCCCCTCGCCGCCGCCGCTGGCACCGGACCCATCGCCCTGATCCCCGTTGGCGCGCTGCCGTCTGATCAGCTCCAGGCCTTCAGCGCTGAATTGCGCCGGGCCCTGGCGGGGCGTGAGCTGCTGGTGAGCACCGATCTGCGCCAAACCAGCACCTGCGTCACCCAGCTGCTGCTCACGGCCCCTGGCGTGGCCACCCGCACCCAGCTCTCCCAACTCGGCCAGAAACTGGCCCTTCAAGGCACCCCCATGGCCGGCTGGGTGCTGCTCGATCCCGCCCTGGAGCTGGGTTGA
- a CDS encoding cytidylyltransferase domain-containing protein, whose protein sequence is MPVALALIPARGGSKGIPGKNLQEVGGRPLVVRTIDAARASQNVKRVVVSTDDFTIRAAALKAGAEVVERPSGIAGDVASSESALLHAIKVLEQLGPIPNRLVFLQCTSPFTNASQIDRVLKALEDPVINSSFSVQPWHGFLWREDGRGINHDPTHPRKRRQDLEPSYIETGAIYAIRTSAFRQSGSRFCAPWRPVVIVDSGPEIDTPADLALCRSLEQIQHH, encoded by the coding sequence ATGCCTGTGGCATTAGCGCTGATTCCTGCTCGCGGAGGCTCTAAGGGAATTCCAGGCAAGAATCTCCAGGAGGTGGGGGGCCGTCCGTTGGTAGTTCGCACCATCGATGCCGCGCGGGCCAGTCAAAATGTGAAGCGAGTTGTCGTCAGCACAGATGATTTCACCATTAGAGCTGCAGCCCTCAAGGCCGGCGCCGAAGTCGTGGAGCGCCCCTCGGGGATCGCTGGGGATGTCGCCAGTTCTGAATCAGCCCTGCTCCATGCAATCAAGGTGCTCGAACAGCTAGGCCCCATTCCTAATCGCTTGGTCTTCCTGCAATGTACGTCACCATTTACCAACGCCTCGCAGATCGACCGAGTGCTGAAGGCCCTAGAAGATCCGGTAATCAACAGCAGTTTTTCCGTTCAGCCCTGGCATGGCTTCCTTTGGAGGGAAGATGGCCGGGGCATCAACCATGACCCAACACACCCCCGCAAACGCCGCCAGGATCTAGAGCCTTCCTACATAGAAACCGGTGCGATCTATGCGATACGTACATCCGCCTTCCGGCAGAGCGGCAGCCGCTTCTGTGCACCTTGGCGGCCCGTAGTGATCGTCGATAGCGGCCCTGAGATTGATACACCTGCCGATTTAGCTCTTTGTCGTAGTTTAGAGCAAATCCAACACCACTGA